Proteins encoded within one genomic window of Dyadobacter chenhuakuii:
- a CDS encoding fumarylacetoacetate hydrolase family protein, which translates to MKIICVGRNYTEHIAELNNEKPDAPVIFLKPETAQVRAGEPFFYPDFSKDVHYEVELVVKINRVGKNIEERFAHKYYDEIGVGIDFTARDLQSELKAKGLPWELAKAFNGSAPVSEFVPISDYEDIQNLNFSLDVNGEERQNGNSSMMLYRINYLISFVSKYFMLKKGDLIFTGTPKGVGPVQIGDKLTASIEGKKMLELFVR; encoded by the coding sequence ATGAAAATTATTTGTGTAGGCAGGAATTATACCGAGCATATAGCTGAATTAAATAACGAAAAACCCGACGCTCCCGTAATTTTTTTGAAGCCCGAAACGGCGCAGGTGCGGGCCGGAGAACCCTTCTTTTATCCCGATTTTTCAAAGGATGTACATTACGAAGTCGAGCTCGTGGTGAAAATAAACCGCGTAGGAAAGAACATTGAAGAGCGGTTTGCACATAAATATTACGACGAGATAGGCGTAGGCATCGACTTCACCGCCAGGGATTTGCAGTCAGAATTGAAGGCCAAAGGCTTGCCGTGGGAATTGGCAAAAGCATTCAATGGTTCGGCACCGGTCTCTGAATTCGTTCCGATCTCGGATTATGAAGACATTCAAAACCTGAATTTTAGCCTCGATGTAAATGGTGAAGAGCGCCAGAACGGCAACTCGTCCATGATGCTTTACCGCATTAATTACCTGATCTCCTTTGTCTCCAAATATTTTATGCTTAAAAAAGGAGACCTGATTTTCACCGGAACGCCAAAAGGAGTAGGGCCTGTGCAAATCGGCGACAAGCTTACTGCGTCCATTGAGGGCAAGAAGATGCTTGAATTATTCGTTAGGTAA